The window CCTTCGCCGCCTTGTCGCCCCCCGGCAGTTTCAGCGATGGAAAGTGGCCCAGCCGCTGGAACTTCGCGTAGGAGCAGGCCAGTATCTCGCCCCCCCAGATCGTGCCGTCCGGCCCGTACCCGGTGCCGTCCAGCGCCACGCCGATCACTTCCCCTTCAAGGCGGTTTTCCAGCATGACGGATGCGATATGCGCGTGATGGTGCTGCACCTCCACCACCGGCAGGCCGAGCCGCCGCCCGTAATCGCCGCTCTGGTAGCGCGGGTGCATATCGACCGCCGCCAGTTCCGGCACGATGCCGAACAGCCCCTTGAAGTGCTCTATCGACTCGCGGAAATTCCGGTTCGCCTCGGCGTTCACCAGGTCGCCGATGTGCGGCCCCAAAAACGCGTTCTCCCCTTTGGCGAGGCAGAAAACGTTTTTCAGGTCGCCGCCGCAGGCCAGGATGGGGCGCATAACCTCTTTCGCCAGTTTCACCGGCACCGGCACAAAGCCGCGGCTGCGGCGCAATATCATGGCGTGCGCCCCGGCGATGCGGATGACCGGATCGTCGCAGCGCCAGACTATCGGGCGGTTGTGCGTGAGGTAATAATCGGCGATGCCGCCGAGCCGCTGCTCCATCTCCTCTTCGGTGAACACTATCGGCTCGTCGCTGATGTTGCCGCTGGTCATGACAAGCGCGGCCGGCGCATTCGCCGCGAAGAGCAGATGCTGCACCGGCGTATAGGGGAGAAAAACGCCGAACTCGCGCAGGCCGGGGGCGATCCCTTCCGCCAGCGCGGTTTCGCTTTTCTTGTTCACCAGCACTATCGGTTTTTTGCGCGAGAGCAGCATGTCCGTCTGCGGGCCGGTGAGGTCGGCGTATGCGGCGATATTCCCTATGCTGTCGCTCATCACGGCCAGCGGCTTGTCCTTGCGCATCTTCCGCTCGCGCAGCGCATCCACCGCCGCGCCGTTCCGGGCGTCACAGGCGAAGTGATACCCGCCGACTCCCTTGATGGCCAGAATCTTCCCTTCGCGCAATAGCCGCGCCGTCTCGCCGATGTGATCGGCGCACGGTATCTCCTCCCACTCCGCGCCGCGCAGCGTCAGCCGGGGGCCGCAGACCGGGCAGGCGTTCGGCTGCGCATGGAAGCGGCGGTTTGTGGGATCGTCGTATTCGCGCTGGCAGTCGGGACACATCGGGAACCCCGCCATCGAGGTGTAGGGGCGGTCGTAAGGGGCCTTCGTGATGAGGGTGTAGCGCGGCCCGCAGTTGGTGCAGTTGATGAATGGATAACGGTGCCGCCGGTCGGCGGGGTCCATCATCTCCCGCAGGCAGTCGGCGCAGACATCCCAGTCTTTCGAAATGAGCGGAACCTCGGCGCCTTCGGGATGGCTGGTGACGATGGTGAATCCGGTCTCGCCTTTCGGCGCGATTTGCGCGGATGCCACATGGTCGATGCGGGCGAGCGGCGGCGGATTTTTTTCAAGGTGGGCGATGAAGTCCCGGCAGGCGGCATCGCTCCCCTCGATCTCTATCTCCACCCCTTTTTTGCTGTTGAAGACGCTGCCGGCGAGCTTGAACATCGCGGCGGCGTTATAGACGAAGGGACGGAACCCCACCCCCTGCACCACGCCGCCCACTTCGATCTTCCACCGCACGTTGTTCATTTATTTTTATTTCCCGTCTTGGTTGGCAGGTACAGGTTTTAACCTGTACATTGGCGCATCGTGCCAAACAGCCCGGTGTCATCCTGAGCCGGAGGCGAAGTATCACTTTCCGGAAAGAGATTCTTCCCCTTAAAGGGGATGCCCGCGCCGGATTGAGAATTTATTCCGGCGCTCCCTTTCGTTGCACTCAGAATGACATGCATGAACAATTTTCACTGCCCCAATTCATGCGTTCGCCGGGCGTTTTTTCAGCGATGCCAGCCAAGCGCACCATTCGTCAACGCCGTCCCCTTTGGTGGCGGCGGTGAGGAAAACGCTCAGCGACGGGTTCACCTCCAGCGCTTCTTTCACGAAGGAGTCCGGCGAAACGTTCACATACGGCGCGAGGTCCATCTTGTTCAGCACCAGCGCGTGGCTTTTGCGGTACATGCCGGGATATTTTTTCGGCTTGTCCAGCCCTTCGGTGACGGAGGCCATAACCACCTTCCAGTCGTCGCCGAGGTCGAAGCTGCTGGGGCAGACGAGGTTGCCGACGTTTTCGATGATGAGCAGCTCCATCCCGCGCGGCGCGGCCTCCAGCGCCCGTTCGATCATTCCCGCCTCGAGGTGGCACGCGCCGCCGGTGTTGATCTGCACCACCCACTCCGCCCCGGCGTTCTCCACGCGGCGCGCGTCGTTGTCGGTGGCGATGTCCCCCTCGATGACGCCGACGTTTATTTTCCCGGCGAGGCGGCGGACGGTTTCTTCCAGCAGGGTGGTCTTTCCCGCGCCGGGGCCGCTCATGATGTTCACCACCACGGTGTTGTCCGCGATGAGCTTTTGCCGGATGCGGGCGGCCGCCACGTCGTTCTTTTCCAGTATCTTTTTTTCGATGAGGATCGTGCGGCTCATTCTATCTCCAGTTCCTTGACGTAGAGTTCGTCACCGCCTTTGGGAAACACCGGCGCGCCGCACGAGGGGCAGGAAAAATCGTATTGCCCCGCCTCGAAGCTTTTGCCGCACGCGCCGCAGCGGGCGTTGGCGGCGGTCTCCTTTATCACCAGTTCGGCGCCGCTGGCGATGGTATCGGCCTTTACCGCGTCGAACGCGAAGCGGAGCGCGTCCACCGACACGCCGGACATTTTTCCCACCACCAGCCCAATGCGCAGGATTTTCTTCGCGTTGTTGGCGGCGGCGTTTTCAAGCGCCACGGCCATCATCGATTGCGCCACCGAAAGCTCGTGCATGCGTCCATTGTAGCCAAAGGAGGCGCGCCGCGCCACATCCCACGCTCTGGTCATCCTGAGCGTAGCGAAGGATCCCTTTCCGGAATGGAGGCGCGGAATGGTAAAGAAGCCGCATGCCATGCAGAGCATGGCGTCGGCGGCGTACTATCCGCGCCGGGAGTCCCCTTCAAGGGGAAAGGGATTCTTCGTCGCTTGGCTCCTCAGAATGACAAGGCGGGGAAAACCTGTGGCATACTGAAGGCATGGGTAAAACAGCGGTTATCCTGCTGGCGGCGTGTTGCGCGCTTTCCTTCGGCGCGCCGGCGTGGGCCTGCGGGTGCGACGCCAAAGCAAAAAAACTTTCCTTTACCGAACGGGCAAAAAAATCGTCGGAAAAAATCGCCGCCAACGCGGAAAAACTGAAAAAGAAGGTTGCGGGAAATTGACCCTTTTCACCGCCCCCGCCTGATGGCATACTTTTTCACATGAAAAGCGGAATCATCGTTGCAACCTTGCTGGTTGCCTGCCTCGGCGCGGCCGCGTGGGCGGGGGAGAAAAAGGACGCCCCCAAAGACGACGGCAAAGATCACAAAGTGATGCACGGCGTGCGCGACGGCGGCAACAAAGCCAGCGCCGGCATCGGGAATTTCCTGAAACCGCTGGTCAAGCCGCTGGACGAAAAAAGAAAGCAGCGGAAAAAATAACGCGGGAATTTCTACGGGGTCTTTTTCCCCGCCTGGCTCTCCTGCAACTTTTTCATCATCTCATCCCGCAAACCGGCGAGAGCCTTGTAGGGCGCAAACTGCGGACTTTCCATAAGCTTCGGATTTATGTAGATCGCCTCCATCAGGGTGAAGGCGGCCTGCGCCGGCTCACGCATCGCCACATACGCATTTGCCAGATCGCAGAGTATCCACTCGCGCCCCTGGGGGTGGACGGCCAGCAGGGCGCGGTAAACATCCACCGCTTCATCCGCGCGCCCCGCCTCCTTCAGCGCGGCGGCGTGGCGCAGGCCGGCGCTTTTCATGTTCTCCACCACGATGTCCCGGTCCGGTATGTCGAGGCGGAGCAGTTCGCCGTAAATCTCGAACGCCTTGCCGTGCTGCCCGTTCTTGCGCAGTTCCACGGCGAAGTTGTTGAACGCCGGCCCGGCGTGCTCCGTGTCTTCGGCGATGACCTCGCGGAATATTTTTTCCGCCTCGCGGTACTGCCCGTACCGGGCCATCAGCACGGCCTCCTCGATGCGGGTTGCGGCGCTCACGTCGGAGATCATCCCCTCGCGCGCGCGTATTTTTTCCAGCGCCATTTTGGCGAAGGCGGCCATCTCCTCCTCCTCGGCGGGCAGCCCCAGCCCGCGGAT is drawn from Nitrospinota bacterium and contains these coding sequences:
- the hypF gene encoding carbamoyltransferase HypF, which produces MNNVRWKIEVGGVVQGVGFRPFVYNAAAMFKLAGSVFNSKKGVEIEIEGSDAACRDFIAHLEKNPPPLARIDHVASAQIAPKGETGFTIVTSHPEGAEVPLISKDWDVCADCLREMMDPADRRHRYPFINCTNCGPRYTLITKAPYDRPYTSMAGFPMCPDCQREYDDPTNRRFHAQPNACPVCGPRLTLRGAEWEEIPCADHIGETARLLREGKILAIKGVGGYHFACDARNGAAVDALRERKMRKDKPLAVMSDSIGNIAAYADLTGPQTDMLLSRKKPIVLVNKKSETALAEGIAPGLREFGVFLPYTPVQHLLFAANAPAALVMTSGNISDEPIVFTEEEMEQRLGGIADYYLTHNRPIVWRCDDPVIRIAGAHAMILRRSRGFVPVPVKLAKEVMRPILACGGDLKNVFCLAKGENAFLGPHIGDLVNAEANRNFRESIEHFKGLFGIVPELAAVDMHPRYQSGDYGRRLGLPVVEVQHHHAHIASVMLENRLEGEVIGVALDGTGYGPDGTIWGGEILACSYAKFQRLGHFPSLKLPGGDKAAKEPWRVAAALLYETFGGSFKELLPAFVAKVGEKKIDGITGMVDAGINCPPSTGAGRWFDAVASILMVRQVNAFEGQAPMMLESIADPSVDEAFPFGIGEDGTLQFDHMVRELACLGETEAGRGIGAAKFHNTIALAVAESCVWARKITGLNDVCLGGGSFQNALLLKKLEPLLAERGFKMFLPRQVPINDGGLALGQLAVAIATPHR
- the hypB gene encoding hydrogenase nickel incorporation protein HypB, which translates into the protein MSRTILIEKKILEKNDVAAARIRQKLIADNTVVVNIMSGPGAGKTTLLEETVRRLAGKINVGVIEGDIATDNDARRVENAGAEWVVQINTGGACHLEAGMIERALEAAPRGMELLIIENVGNLVCPSSFDLGDDWKVVMASVTEGLDKPKKYPGMYRKSHALVLNKMDLAPYVNVSPDSFVKEALEVNPSLSVFLTAATKGDGVDEWCAWLASLKKRPANA
- the hypA gene encoding hydrogenase maturation nickel metallochaperone HypA — its product is MHELSVAQSMMAVALENAAANNAKKILRIGLVVGKMSGVSVDALRFAFDAVKADTIASGAELVIKETAANARCGACGKSFEAGQYDFSCPSCGAPVFPKGGDELYVKELEIE